From Halodesulfovibrio aestuarii DSM 17919 = ATCC 29578, the proteins below share one genomic window:
- a CDS encoding phosphate ABC transporter substrate-binding protein produces the protein MRPWYYIFSAFLVLSLTAPAMAANSITVKGSTTVLPIMQRAVEAFIAETGTPVAVSGGGSSNGIKALLDNSTDIAMASRKMKGKEIKLANSKNLTPVEHVIALDAVIPIVHPSNPVSNLTSGQLKAIYEGKITNWKEVGGDDGKIIVISRDTSSGTYETWHKIIMKKARVFPGALLQASSGAVLQAVSKNKNAIAYDGIGYINNTVKALSVDGITGSAATAKDKTYPVARTLQIYTSSAPSSAASQLVEFILSPKGQDIVEQAGFIRR, from the coding sequence ATGCGTCCTTGGTACTATATTTTTTCTGCTTTCTTAGTTCTTAGTCTTACTGCACCTGCTATGGCTGCTAATTCTATTACAGTTAAGGGCTCCACAACAGTACTCCCTATTATGCAACGAGCTGTTGAAGCTTTCATTGCTGAAACCGGCACCCCTGTCGCTGTTTCCGGCGGCGGTTCTTCAAACGGTATAAAAGCACTTCTCGATAACAGTACTGATATCGCAATGGCATCCCGTAAAATGAAAGGCAAAGAAATCAAACTTGCCAACTCTAAAAACCTCACCCCTGTTGAGCACGTAATCGCACTTGATGCTGTTATTCCGATCGTGCACCCGTCCAACCCGGTAAGCAACCTTACTTCCGGTCAGCTCAAAGCCATTTACGAAGGTAAAATCACCAACTGGAAAGAAGTTGGTGGCGATGACGGTAAGATCATCGTTATTTCCCGCGATACTTCTTCCGGTACCTACGAAACATGGCACAAAATTATTATGAAGAAAGCACGCGTATTCCCGGGTGCACTGCTTCAGGCATCTTCCGGTGCAGTACTGCAGGCTGTTTCTAAAAACAAAAACGCCATCGCTTACGATGGCATCGGCTACATCAACAATACAGTCAAAGCACTTTCTGTAGACGGTATTACAGGCAGTGCTGCCACTGCAAAAGATAAAACCTATCCAGTGGCACGTACCTTACAAATTTACACTTCTTCTGCACCTTCTTCTGCAGCAAGCCAACTCGTTGAATTCATCCTCTCTCCAAAAGGTCAGGATATCGTTGAGCAGGCTGGCTTCATCCGCCGCTAG
- the pstC gene encoding phosphate ABC transporter permease subunit PstC: MRISRQHKEMAIHGSFFAIASMSILVLTLIMIFLIMEGLPIFHQISLPDFIFGKYWYPTDDPADFGILPMITGSLSVTAFSSCIAIPLGLMTAIYLAEIATPRMRSIVKPLVEMLQALPSVVIGFFGMVVVAPLLQKWFGIATGLNLFNASIMLAFMAVPTITSIAEDAIFSVPEELRAASLALGATKWQTIAGVVIPASLPGISTAVILGMARSIGETMVVLMVAGGAAMTPTSIFDPVRPMPASIAAEMAEAPYQSEHYYALFATGMVLFLFTLMFNVLAAYIAEKKKQIGTASL; this comes from the coding sequence ATGCGGATTTCAAGACAACATAAGGAAATGGCAATCCACGGCAGTTTTTTTGCCATTGCCTCGATGAGTATTCTCGTTCTTACTCTCATAATGATTTTTCTCATTATGGAAGGGCTACCAATTTTTCATCAAATATCCTTACCGGATTTCATATTCGGTAAATACTGGTATCCGACAGACGATCCCGCAGACTTCGGGATTCTGCCCATGATCACGGGATCACTTTCCGTAACTGCATTTTCTTCCTGCATTGCCATACCACTTGGACTTATGACTGCAATCTACCTTGCAGAAATAGCAACGCCGCGTATGCGCAGCATCGTCAAACCGCTTGTTGAAATGCTGCAAGCGCTGCCTTCCGTTGTTATCGGCTTCTTCGGTATGGTTGTAGTCGCACCACTGCTTCAAAAATGGTTCGGCATTGCAACAGGACTCAACTTATTTAACGCCTCTATCATGCTGGCATTCATGGCAGTACCTACAATTACTTCTATAGCAGAAGATGCCATCTTCAGTGTGCCGGAAGAACTCAGAGCCGCCTCACTCGCTCTTGGCGCCACAAAATGGCAAACCATTGCCGGCGTAGTTATCCCTGCTTCACTGCCCGGCATCAGTACGGCTGTAATTCTCGGTATGGCACGCTCCATAGGTGAAACTATGGTAGTTCTCATGGTAGCTGGCGGTGCCGCAATGACACCAACATCAATTTTCGACCCTGTGCGCCCTATGCCGGCATCCATTGCAGCAGAAATGGCAGAAGCACCATATCAGAGCGAACATTATTATGCTCTTTTCGCTACAGGCATGGTTCTATTTCTGTTCACCCTGATGTTCAATGTTCTTGCAGCGTATATTGCAGAAAAGAAAAAACAAATCGGCACGGCTTCGCTGTAG